CCAGTAATCGGAGCAGCTGACACAACCATCCCTCTCCCAGGGAGAGGTGATCCCATACCACCTGGGACACCACCTGCAAGAAACCCACTACAAGGGCTTGCACAGAGGGACATGGAgttcagtgctgtttgcagggctaAGCTAGAGCACAAAGGAAGCATTTCCAGGTTCCTCTTATGACTACACTTCCAAGCAAGACGGGAACAgctcagctcctccctgcctgacTTCTGGAGAAAGAGTGACTCACAGCAGAGGTTGTGTGGGGATGCTTGAGCTGGTGACTGGGTATGGTGTCcagacagcccagctgcctggggCTTACCAGGGTGCCCCAGCCCTGGGAATTCTGCTCACGTGTTTGTAGTGACACAGCTCCAGAGGAACAGGACACCACTGGCTCTTCTTCTGTGCCTGTTCCAGCTGGAGGTACTCAACAGGCACAAGATGTGAGGACCAGAAGGCATGAACCTCACACTCCTGAATGTAGCCTGCAGCACCAAGCTGCTGCCAAGCCTGCAATGCATGAGCAAGCAACACCACTGGGCACCCAGGCCTGGCCCAGCCTGGTGGCCCATGGTCCCACCGCTCACCTTGAACTCATCCATGATTTTGCGGATGGCTTTGCCGCGCGCACCAATGATGCGTGCATGAACACGATGGTCCAGCGTCACATCCTCCGAGACCATCTGCTCCAGCTCACCAACGATCTTCATGATGGCATCCCGGGCAGCCTCGGCATTCTTCTCATAGCCCGTGATGGTGATCTGGTCCTGGGCCTGGGGGCATGGGGAGATGTATGAGTGACCAGGCCCACAAGCAGCTGAGCaatctcctttttgctcccctttatTCTCCACCTCTTCCAAAGGCAGCACAGGGAGGTCAGAGCCCTACAGAGGATGCTGTGCTTCCTATGCTCAGAGACTACCAGCAGCCCTCCttgtgccccctctgccctcaCCTGGCTTTCATCATCCTTGTCAGGGAACTGGATGTTGACCTCGTGCTCTGTGCGTATCTGGGTGATCACTGCTCCCTTTCTTCCAATGATTTTAGGGTGATACTTGGAATCCACAGTGACCGTCAGCTTAAAGCTTCGCAAGGCCTGGAATGGGAGAAGCAGAGTGAGGCACAACAGCAGGGAACATGCCACAGCTGGTACAGTCATGTCCCTCCAAGTCCCAACATTTCCTTCTGGCTCAGGTGCCCCCCTGCATGTGCAGGGCAAATTCTGCAGGGTCCTGCCTGAGCATACATGGCTACAGAAAAGTATCCATCTCATCCATCAGCTGGGGCTTTGTGTTTTTGCCAAGCCCAACAGGAAATTCCAAGTGGCAAACAACCACCCAGCTCATCCCTCACCCTCGAAGCTGGGACAAGGATTCACTGAGAGAAGATACAGAAGGACTTCTAGCACCGTGAGGTTCCCACCCTGAAGTGTCTGAAAGGAACATGGGGTTGTGATAAAGCCCTGGGAAGTCCCAAGTTTCCCCTACGGTAGAATCCAAAAGCTCTCCCCTGTCAGTTCATATTAAAGAGGCCTTACCCGATCCTCTTAGGCCTTACCCTATCCTCTTGCTCAGCTTGCAGTTCCTTCACTCTTTCCAGTAGCCCAGCCTTAGCACGGTCCAAGTTGGCGGCCAGCCCAGTGATGGTGATGACATCTGACTGCAGCTCAGGAGCAGGGACTTGGATGTTCACCTGAGCAACAGGTACCGACTGTCATTTTGTACCACTACTCAATGCAGGTCGGCTCCTCACTGATCTCCCCTGCCATCAAGATCAGCCCCCACCCAGAGAGCCTGACCCCTGTTTCTCCAGCCACCACCTACACcaagctgctttgctgcagggctTCAGCTCCCAGCAGTTTCTGTGCCAGCCTGGAGAGGCTAGAGAAAGAAACACATCTTCAACAGCGCTGTCTGCAGCCAACCTGCATCAGTCCCAAGAACAAGAGGCCCATGGTAAGCACCATGGGCTTCTGGGGAACTCTCCCAAACAAGCAGGCATCGCAGAGCTGTCTCCCATGGCCAAGGAGGGAAAACAACCCTCACGCTGGTAGGGAATCCCTGCAGACCTCAACAAAATCACACAACATTCATGGCATCACGCAGCTTCAGTGCAAAAAATACCAAACCCCAGAGCCAGGGACTAAATTACACAGTGATCGTTTTCTTATTGCAGAGCCTGCATTGCCATGGTCAAGCCATGACAGTGCTGAATATGTCGCAACTGGTTGCTGACACCACAAACAGTCACTTACTGACGCTCCAGGACAGAGGAGACCACAGGAAGGGCACCGACTTACTTCAAACTCATCCATCATTTTGCGGATTCCACTTCCTTTCTGGCCAATGATGTAACGGTGAAGATCAAAGGGAACTTCCACCTCAATGGTGACAGGAACCAGAGCCTGCAGGGGAGGGAGCACAGTTTAACAGATGAAAGACTTCTCTCATCCCACAGCTTGCCATATACTTGCCCAAAAGAACAGCTTGCTAACCTGAGGTACATTCCCATGTAGTCAAGGCATAAACTCTAAAGGGAGAGAGAGCAGCTGCAAACACGAAAATGACCTGTTGGGTGTTAAAGCACCTTTTCCAAGCAAGCAATCCTATACCTTCTCTGCAGACATAGCCTGTTTTCATATCCCTGGCTTCCACCTAGCAGAGACTCACAGACAACATCACTGCTACGACATGGTACCTTGTCTATGGCAAGGTCTGCTAAAGTTTGAATGATGCAGCCTCAGTCAGACTGTTTCTCTTTCCAACCCTGCTCCATAAAACAAGCATGTCATGCTTTTATGGCAAGTATCTTGGGGCTGCTTACAGCTCTGGCAACTGCTAGGTCAGGCCCCACGATTCAAGCCACCAAGCTAAATTACAGAGCAATAGGAGAACTTCCCCTGGGTGGTCTGCAGTTAGGGTCAGCGACCAGCTCGGTAGCAAACACGGCTGGATAGTTTTATTACCATCACTAAAGCTCACAGTGAGCTTTTTGCATCAGGGCACCATTACATTGCAGGCCTAAGGGGCCTTGGAAAGCCACATACCTGCAGCgcctcctttgctgcctcgcacttCTCCCTGCGGCCAGAGATGATGATGATGTCACACTTCTTCGGAGAGCTGGGGTCTGCATCCTTCCCGTCcttgccttcccctccctcctcaccGTTCTCCTGCAcagctggctctgcagcaggggctgacAAAACGGAAAACCTCATGTTAAATGCGCAGAGTCCTCTCCTTGCTCAACATCTCCCCCTCCAGATCTGCAGGCTCAGCCTGGTCTTTGCCACAAGAGGTCAGATGCTACAGCCTCTGTGGAAGAGGTCACTCCTGGCACAGGCAGCCTGCCGTGGCTTAGCCTGGACCGAGCAGAACCAAGCAGAACAAGGACATCCATTGAGACAGTCTCCTCTACACAGCACGGATATTGCCTTTGCCTACATGGAGAGGGcctgcagctgcacagcacaAGTAGAAGCTGCGCTCCTGTGTCAGCAGAGACAACAGGTAAGGCTGGCAGCTTCTTCACCACCAGGGAAGTCGACCAGCACATCACTGGACATTACAGCAGGGCAGCTGATGCTAGGCCAGACTATTCAACAAGAACAGGCAGATCAGGCCCCAGCCAACAGGCCCTGGCTGTGCTGGATTCAAGATACCCAGCAACGAGAGCATGAGAGCTCAGAGAAGCCCTGGCAAGCCTCTACAGcaatggagcagcagcaggttctGCTTTTTGCCAGGTTAGGTCCTCATGCTCCCTGTGCTGTGTTGAGAACAAGGTCTGCAGTTTCACCTTCCCAAACTGGCCCTTTTTCCCAAGATGACCAGGTTGATGCTGAGCCCGAATTAAGGACACGGCAGGGAACACCTAGGGTTACTTCTCCACAGATTTTAGCTAGAACATCTCCACTGATACGTTAAAAGCCAAGATACTATTCTACACTACACTTATGTGATCTCCCCAATTACCATGTGAACATGCATCCATGGGTATACCTGGGTTCTCCTCCCTGTCAGGGAATTTGATCTGGACACCATAGTCCCGGGTGATCTGCTGGATCCGGGATCCTTTGGGGCCCATAATGGAGCGGTGGAACTTTTGTGGGATGGTGCACTCGATTGTCACTTGAGCTTCCTGCGAGAAAGCAGAGTTGCTCTATCGTGATGCAGCCACTTTCACACCAGAATACAGGATGCTTGCACATGGTGAAATCCATAATGGACACGTGAAGACATAAAAGCTGGTGGCAGGGGAAGAACTGACAGTTTCCTAGAATCTTTCTTACTCTCATAGGAGTTAGTGTAGGATTTCTTAACAAAAGCTGTCTCCAACCCATGATGTTAAGGGCTTTAGAGACCAAAGCTCAAGCTTTCTGTGACCCTGAAGGGGAGGAACAATGcggagaaaggaaaaagataagaaaaaaagaaagagagggcaCAAGTTTGACTGCTGGCTGCTTCCAAAATTCAGTGCTGAGAGGATAGGAAAAGCCAGACAGCAGCCACTGCCGAAGACCCAGCATGGAGAGGCACAAGAAGGCTCCAACCTTTTAATGCCTAGAAGCACACCAAGGAAGAGCCTTCATTTCCACCCCCAAACACCCTGGGGAGTGCAGAGGAGGCAATTCCTTTGTACAGCTTTGTCATTTTGGAGCCAGTAGCTCTTCCCCAGCCTGGGATCTAAAGCCTGCAGGCCCTATGTTGCCGCATGACTCGTTTATATAAAGCTTGGCTGTACACAGGTTCAAGAAGGGCACTGCTGAAGCAACAAAGTGATGAAAACAGCTTTCCTCAGACATACCAGGTCCTCGATGATCTCCTGgatgcgtttcttcgctgcctccaCACAGTCCTTTGCTCCCTTGAGGGTGACTTTGTCGCTCTGGGTGCCAGAGCGTGGGAAGCTGACCATCACACCACCGTACTCATCAGCGATCTCACGCAGAACTTGTCCTCTCCGGATGACAAAGTGGCGGTGGTGCTTAGGGTCAACCACCATGGAGTCTTCTACCACATTATCCTGCCGATAGATGACAATCAGTCAACCCTGCCTGTTCTGGGGGTAATCGCTAGTTTGTTGTGCTCAATGGCAGTCAGAAAACCCTTACAACTTCACTCCAGCACTGACAGCATGGAGATCTTTCTGAGCTCCCGTGAAGGGCAGCACATGGTTTTAGGACAAGCAGGTCCTCCACACTGACTCACTGGCACCTGCTACAGGTATCGGTAGAAAAAGAGAAGTAGTTCTCACCAGGTTCTTGATGagggcctccagctccttctgTGCCTCCTTGACAGCCTCCTCGGTCCCCATGATAGTGATCAGCTCCTGATCTTTGTCCTCAGAGGTTGGGAAGATGATGCGGGCCCCAGTGTTGTCACGCACCTTACGGATGTTGCCACCGCCTTTACCAATAAGGAACTTGTGGTATTCTGGCTTTGCACGGAGGTCCACAGTATAACTCTTTGTTTGCTGAAAGGAGTCAGATAGCCAGGGGACATGTCAATATACAGAAGATATATGTCCACACCAGTAGTGTGTACAGTgtacctgcacacacacatacacactgttTCAAGAGCAAGGTAGATACAGTCTCATGTCCAAAATCAAAGGTATGATGTCTTAAAGAGAAAATACTACATGAAGACATCTGCAGGGCTGAACGGCTATCTCTGTACTCACCATGACTAGTGAGAATATGAGCAGAAAAGACTTCCCCTGAAGAAGGGTCTGACACTCGCATGAGGCAGCGTAACCATTTGCTGACTGACTGCTGTAAGCcaggcagcagaagcagctgatCAGGAGAACTTGTATATATGTACAAGTTGGAAAGGGGTTTCTTTTGCTAATAAAATCACCAGCTAGTCACAACTCAGGGCAAGGTCCTGTAACCAGGGGCTCTCAAACCCAGGTTCATGCAGTGATATAGAAGAACAGTGACAAGAGCTGGAACTTGGgagatcaaaagaaaaaagaaaaaaaaaaggaagggagatATGCAGGGAAAGCTGTTTCAGGGGAGTGTAGTTACCTAACAGCATTTAAACCCCAGGGGTAGAGGCCCTTTTAATACATTCCCAGCCTATGGAAAGAAGTGTTAGAGCCATTTCTTCTGCCTGTGGGGGCGGAACTCATTGTCATAGGGATGGaagcacatttttcttttaattgtcccAATTGTCCTCAAATCCCTCAAAAGATGATGGAGCTGTCTAATTCCAGAGGTTtcccagcaggcagaagggatcaTTTcaaccccaaaagagaaagggctggCCAAAACAATCTGCTTCTTCCCCTAGGACAGGGCTAACCTTCTCCTCTGCCAGGTGCAGCAGCTGTTTCTTGGCTTTCTCCACATCCTGGGCTGGGCCCCGGATGGTCACGGTATCACTGCCAGAGCCCTCTGTGGGGAAGTGAATGTGGACTCCACCACACTCCTCCATGATGGAGCGGATGAAGCGGCCTTTGGCGCCAATGAGGGAATTGTGCAGCTTGGAAGGAATAGAGACCTCCACCTCTGTGATGTTGGCCTAAAAGAGAACAGTGTCAGGCAGTTAGTCAGCTGCACAAATGTGTTTGTCCCCACTCAGCTTACCACGCAACCTCCACACTGCTAGTTTTTATATACAGCTGTAAGAAATACCTGACTAGAGAGGTTTGAGACCAGCTGCTGCTGACATACGAGCAGCCAGAGGCAGGCGGgacaacatcaccccacagcacAGTTAATTTTAGAAGAATTATATCTCTTCCCCaagaaaaaacaccacaaatGCAAAACCATTCTCTGATCAAAAGATCACTGCACCTGTATCAAGGAGTCCATCTGGAGGTGCAACAGCTGCTGTCAGCTAGCGCATTACATGGGAGATGGTGGTGGCGTTCAGCGAGCTCAGAGCTCTCAAAAGCAAGTACACAAGTCTGCAAGCACTCAGAGGAACCACTCGCCTAGCTACTGTGGAGAGTCAGTCTTGGGAGATTAGTCTCCCATCAAAAGGCTTTCATCTTAACAACGTAGCTCAGTTCCTTGCTTCGTTCAAGGTGATAAGAGTTGTCCTCGTTAATGCTGAGTGCAAGATATTTTTAGTCCCCTTGATCTCGGCTAAAGCATTGCCTTCCCTAGTTCACAAATGACATTTCAGAGGGACAGCCCTACTTGCATCCTGGAAAGTTGGATAAAGAGACTTCTCTGAAAAAAAGTGCCAGATGACACAGGCCTAAATCACAGCTCTCTGGGCAAGGAGCTACAGACAACTTTTGCTAAGAACTTGGGGTTAAGATTCAAGAATGCACTGAGGTGCGTGTTTTGGTTCCTCCCTGTCCTCCCCCATTACAGCCACTTCTGTGTTTATGCCTTTTAGCAACATTTTCAGGTCCCTTGTCTGCAACAGGGCAGTCATTTCACTTACCAGCTCCTTCTGGATGGCAAGAATTCTGTGGCGAGCAGCTTCGCAGTTTGCTCTCTTGCCTGTGATAACAATTGTCTCCGAGTTGCTGTTCTCTGCTGGGAGATCAATTTTGGTGTTGCTTTCTTCACGGATCTGCCacaaagagaaaattaatttcaGAGGTGTCCCATGTCAAAAGAAAGCCCTTGGAAGTTACATTTTACCAATGAGCAGGAGACTGCAGTGAGTGGGGATTTAGCTGCAGGCAGAGACCATACTGAGCATGGGAGATAGGAAAGCTATCTCACCTTCTTGATGTTGGCACCTCCTTTCCCTATGATGTTCTTGTGGAATTGTTTGAAGATGGGGACAGAAATAGAAAAGCTGTTTTCAACctaagggagaaaggaaaggagaattgAAGATTACAATGTCATGACAAGCCAGGCCCTGCCCCAGGAACTTGATAAATGCAAGCTTTTGACATTAGGCTTAGACCCAAGGCAGTTCTCTGTAGAAGAGACTTGAAATAATGAGCAAAAGTGTGTCCCTTCCCATACTGCCTCCAAATAAGAGGTATTACCCTCTTGCCCCCATCCAGCCAGAACAGTGCGCGCAGTTCCCTCATCTAGAGGTGTTTCAGCCCCAGCTAAGCTATGGTGACAGTAAGCTGTGCTTTATTCCAGGGCTACCCAGGTGTGTAGGACAGAAGAACACACAGAACTCCTCTTACCAGGTCTGCCACCATCTTTTGCATGTACTTGGTGCACTTCTCCACCTCGTTCTTGGGACCTCTAAGTTGGACGATGTCGCTCTTGTGCGCGGGATCTGGGAAGTTGATGATAACCTGCAAGAGGTGGTCGTTTAAAGGCAAACTCAAGCAAATGCAAGAACTGCTGTGTGTCAGACCTGTGCAAAAGCCTGGGATCCTACACATCCTCTGTCCCATTTGGAAAAGTGTAGCCACGTTAGCAGCTTCTGGCCAAGAGAACAGTCTTCTCATGCATATTAGACACAGAGTCACTAAATTTACAACTTCAGCTATAATGAGACTGTTACCAGAGTAGGAAACATCCCGTCCGGGTTCCCCAACCCCATCCCCTTACCTCTGGGAATTTCTCCCGGATTTCCCGGATCCGCTCGCCTTTCTGCCCAATGATGGTCCGGTGGAATTTCTGCTCAATGATTAGGTCCTTGGTGCGTTCATTTTCCTGATGAGGATACAGATTACAGTCGGGT
The sequence above is a segment of the Apteryx mantelli isolate bAptMan1 chromosome 9, bAptMan1.hap1, whole genome shotgun sequence genome. Coding sequences within it:
- the HDLBP gene encoding vigilin isoform X2, whose protein sequence is MSSVAVLTQESFAEHRSGLAQQQVKALNSEEENDPPTYKEAFPPLPEKAPCLEAAQEPAGPWCKIRPIKASVITQVFHVPLEERKYKDMNQFGEGEQAKICLDIMQKTGAHLELSLAKDQGLSIMVSGKLEAVMKARKEIVARLQTQASATVAIPKEHHRFVIGKNGEKLQDLELKTATKIQIPRPDDPSNQIKITGTKEGIEKARHEILLISAEQDKRAVERLDVEKVYHPFIAGPYNKLVSELMQDTGTRINIPPPSVNKTEIVFTGEKEQLAQAVARVKKIYEEKKKKTTTIAVEVKKSQHKYVIGPKGNSLQEILEKTGVSVEIPPTDSSSETVILRGEPEKLGQALTEVYAKANSFTVSSVSAPSWLHRFIIGKKGQNLAKITQQMPKVHIEFTEGEDKITLEGPTEDVNVAQEQIEVMVKDLINRMDYAEINVDHKFHRHLIGKNGANINRIKDLYKVSVRIPPDNEKSNLIRIEGDPQGVQQAKKELLELASRMENERTKDLIIEQKFHRTIIGQKGERIREIREKFPEVIINFPDPAHKSDIVQLRGPKNEVEKCTKYMQKMVADLVENSFSISVPIFKQFHKNIIGKGGANIKKIREESNTKIDLPAENSNSETIVITGKRANCEAARHRILAIQKELANITEVEVSIPSKLHNSLIGAKGRFIRSIMEECGGVHIHFPTEGSGSDTVTIRGPAQDVEKAKKQLLHLAEEKQTKSYTVDLRAKPEYHKFLIGKGGGNIRKVRDNTGARIIFPTSEDKDQELITIMGTEEAVKEAQKELEALIKNLDNVVEDSMVVDPKHHRHFVIRRGQVLREIADEYGGVMVSFPRSGTQSDKVTLKGAKDCVEAAKKRIQEIIEDLEAQVTIECTIPQKFHRSIMGPKGSRIQQITRDYGVQIKFPDREENPAPAAEPAVQENGEEGGEGKDGKDADPSSPKKCDIIIISGRREKCEAAKEALQALVPVTIEVEVPFDLHRYIIGQKGSGIRKMMDEFEVNIQVPAPELQSDVITITGLAANLDRAKAGLLERVKELQAEQEDRALRSFKLTVTVDSKYHPKIIGRKGAVITQIRTEHEVNIQFPDKDDESQAQDQITITGYEKNAEAARDAIMKIVGELEQMVSEDVTLDHRVHARIIGARGKAIRKIMDEFKVDIRFPQSGAPDPNCVTVTGLPENVEEAIDHILNLEEEYLADVVDNEAMQVYMKPSSHEESKAPSKGFVVRDAPWATVNNEKAPDMSSSEDFPSFGAQVAPKTLPWGPKR
- the HDLBP gene encoding vigilin isoform X1, which encodes MSSVAVLTQESFAEHRSGLAQQQVKVTALNSEEENDPPTYKEAFPPLPEKAPCLEAAQEPAGPWCKIRPIKASVITQVFHVPLEERKYKDMNQFGEGEQAKICLDIMQKTGAHLELSLAKDQGLSIMVSGKLEAVMKARKEIVARLQTQASATVAIPKEHHRFVIGKNGEKLQDLELKTATKIQIPRPDDPSNQIKITGTKEGIEKARHEILLISAEQDKRAVERLDVEKVYHPFIAGPYNKLVSELMQDTGTRINIPPPSVNKTEIVFTGEKEQLAQAVARVKKIYEEKKKKTTTIAVEVKKSQHKYVIGPKGNSLQEILEKTGVSVEIPPTDSSSETVILRGEPEKLGQALTEVYAKANSFTVSSVSAPSWLHRFIIGKKGQNLAKITQQMPKVHIEFTEGEDKITLEGPTEDVNVAQEQIEVMVKDLINRMDYAEINVDHKFHRHLIGKNGANINRIKDLYKVSVRIPPDNEKSNLIRIEGDPQGVQQAKKELLELASRMENERTKDLIIEQKFHRTIIGQKGERIREIREKFPEVIINFPDPAHKSDIVQLRGPKNEVEKCTKYMQKMVADLVENSFSISVPIFKQFHKNIIGKGGANIKKIREESNTKIDLPAENSNSETIVITGKRANCEAARHRILAIQKELANITEVEVSIPSKLHNSLIGAKGRFIRSIMEECGGVHIHFPTEGSGSDTVTIRGPAQDVEKAKKQLLHLAEEKQTKSYTVDLRAKPEYHKFLIGKGGGNIRKVRDNTGARIIFPTSEDKDQELITIMGTEEAVKEAQKELEALIKNLDNVVEDSMVVDPKHHRHFVIRRGQVLREIADEYGGVMVSFPRSGTQSDKVTLKGAKDCVEAAKKRIQEIIEDLEAQVTIECTIPQKFHRSIMGPKGSRIQQITRDYGVQIKFPDREENPAPAAEPAVQENGEEGGEGKDGKDADPSSPKKCDIIIISGRREKCEAAKEALQALVPVTIEVEVPFDLHRYIIGQKGSGIRKMMDEFEVNIQVPAPELQSDVITITGLAANLDRAKAGLLERVKELQAEQEDRALRSFKLTVTVDSKYHPKIIGRKGAVITQIRTEHEVNIQFPDKDDESQAQDQITITGYEKNAEAARDAIMKIVGELEQMVSEDVTLDHRVHARIIGARGKAIRKIMDEFKVDIRFPQSGAPDPNCVTVTGLPENVEEAIDHILNLEEEYLADVVDNEAMQVYMKPSSHEESKAPSKGFVVRDAPWATVNNEKAPDMSSSEDFPSFGAQVAPKTLPWGPKR